A genome region from Tenebrio molitor chromosome 4, icTenMoli1.1, whole genome shotgun sequence includes the following:
- the LOC138129098 gene encoding uncharacterized protein, giving the protein MPKSPKARKESSKREREEGRMSEEGLNPFRKSSRTERSPSRGEERNQSKEIEKKIKTVLREIEEDMAGIVEESRARRKELAAAREQEGEQEREDMLKSSEVRKESSKREREEGRTSKEGKNPLRNSSRTRRSPNRSEEENQSKEMDKEMKTTMIREMREEIKTLRKELAAVREENGELRKELATVREERRGRDEKEQLEKADWMKRMEMIEEKMEQREKKERKNNVIITGIGAISGNIEKGVEEWLEREIGVKVNVKEAFKINKDKMMLAKIESWEQKKNIMLSKSKLKEKKGERMYIDDDLTKEERETQKKLRELAREERDRGKRVKIGYRKIQINGDWFRWDKRQEKLKKIC; this is encoded by the coding sequence ATGCCGAAATCGCCGAAAGCaaggaaagaaagcagcaagagagaaagagaagagggtagGATGTCGGAAGAAGGCCTGAACCCATTCAGAAAGAGTTCCAGAACCGAAAGATCCCCAAGTAGAGGCGAAGAAAGAAATCAAAGCAAAGAAAtagagaagaaaataaaaacagtgcTCAGAGAGATAGAAGAGGATATGGCGGGAATAGTAGAGGAGAGCAGAGCacgaagaaaggaattagcggcagcGAGAGAGCAAGAGGGAGAGCAAGAAAGAGAGGACATGCTGAAATCGTCAGAAGtaaggaaagaaagcagcaagagagaaagagaagagggtagAACGTCGAAAGAAGGCAAGAACCCACTCAGAAATAGTTCCAGAACGAGAAGATCACCAAATAGAAGCgaagaagaaaatcaaagcaaggaaatggatAAGGAAATGAAAACTACCATGATAAGAGAGATGAGAGAGGAGATCAAAACactaagaaaggaattagcggcagtgagagaggagaatggggagctaaggaaagaattagcgacagtgagagaggagaGGAGAGGAAGAGACGAAAAAGAGCAGTTGGAGAAGGCAGATTGGatgaaaaggatggaaatgatagaggaaaagatggaacaaagagaaaagaaggagaggaagaataatgttataataactgGAATAGGAGCAATAAGTGGAAATATAGAGAAGGGGGTGGAAGAATGGTTAGAAAGGGAGATAGGAGTGAAAGTGAATGTAaaggaagcatttaaaataaataaagataagatgatgctagcaaaaatagaaagttggGAGCAGAAGAAGAACATAATGCTAAGTAAGAGTAagttaaaggaaaaaaaaggtGAGAGAATGTATATAGACGACGAtttgacaaaagaagaaagggaaacacaaaagaagttaagagAGTTGGCCAGAGAGGAGAGAGATAGAGGAAAAAGGGTGAAAATAGGATACAGGAAAATACAGATAAACGGGGACTGGTTTAGATGGGATAAGAGACaggagaaactgaagaaaatttgctAA